In Coleofasciculus sp. FACHB-1120, a single genomic region encodes these proteins:
- a CDS encoding DUF2752 domain-containing protein, which yields MSKLSRSNLSSNARQIRWLILGICSAPLVGTYFYNQGYKVTFLVCPIRHFTGIPCPTCGMTRSFMAIVRGDWSCALAEHLFGPVLFAAFLIATVHITLELIAGRKIAALYVQILRNRKLQVLSLLLVLSYHALRLYYLSKSGELYVALVHSPLGQLIF from the coding sequence ATGTCTAAACTATCTCGCTCTAATCTGTCTAGCAATGCTCGACAGATTCGCTGGTTGATATTAGGAATATGTTCAGCACCTCTAGTAGGAACCTACTTTTATAACCAAGGATATAAAGTAACGTTCCTGGTTTGCCCAATTCGGCACTTTACGGGGATTCCTTGTCCTACCTGTGGCATGACTCGGTCTTTTATGGCAATTGTGCGAGGAGATTGGAGCTGCGCCTTAGCAGAACACCTGTTCGGCCCAGTTTTATTCGCTGCCTTTTTGATTGCAACAGTTCATATTACACTTGAACTAATCGCGGGACGTAAAATCGCCGCCTTGTATGTTCAAATACTGAGGAACCGAAAGCTACAGGTGCTGAGCTTACTTCTAGTTTTAAGCTACCATGCGTTGCGATTGTATTATTTATCAAAGTCTGGAGAGCTGTATGTCGCCTTGGTTCATTCACCCTTGGGTCAGCTAATTTTTTGA
- a CDS encoding TM2 domain-containing protein: MTNGNSTDASKKIAAGVCGILIGALGIHKFVLGYNTEGIIMLLVSLLTCGIGAPIMGIIGLIEGIIYLTKSDEEFVSTYLVSKKGWF, encoded by the coding sequence ATGACGAATGGAAACTCTACTGATGCCAGCAAAAAAATCGCCGCTGGAGTCTGCGGCATTCTTATCGGGGCTTTAGGTATCCATAAGTTTGTTCTTGGCTACAACACAGAAGGCATCATCATGTTGCTGGTTAGCCTGCTTACTTGTGGAATTGGTGCGCCAATTATGGGAATTATTGGTTTAATCGAGGGAATAATTTATTTGACAAAATCTGACGAAGAATTCGTCAGCACTTACCTTGTTAGCAAGAAAGGTTGGTTTTAG